A single window of Arvicanthis niloticus isolate mArvNil1 chromosome X, mArvNil1.pat.X, whole genome shotgun sequence DNA harbors:
- the LOC117694070 gene encoding melanoma-associated antigen B4-like has translation MPRGHKRKGHSHAKCHRARGNSQGLQKDHTTAGRGSASLPVSQANSPSISGASTPQRAVFSASPDADVSSTGSDLGAKASAGSGDAESLCTFKAEAITQPICTDALTKKASMLVEFLLEKFKKSEEFTDADMLRVVSKKYKTQFSDILRKSSLRMEMIFGMKLKTVNTNNQSYTIVSKLGLSTDEILSGKRGLPKMGLLMTILGLIFAKGNRATEEEIWKFLSVLGVYAGRKHLIFGEPRKLITQDLVEQNYLEIRKMSEGKSPRYDVLWGSQAHIETSKMKVLEVWAKINDTVPSFFPIMYEEALKEQMERTDRGSVALGPPAAMYRVHPRCMTCSFSHK, from the coding sequence ATGCCAAGGGGCCACAAGCGTAAGGGCCACTCCCATGCTAAATGTCACCGTGCACGTGGGAATAGCCAAGGTCTCCAGAAAGATCATACTACTGCAGGCAGAGGGTCAGCATCTCTTCCTGTTAGCCAAGCTAATTCCCCAAGCATTTCTGGGGCTTCCACTCCTCAGAGAGCTGTGTTTTCTGCATCTCCTGATGCAGATGTGTCCAGCACAGGCTCTGATCTAGGTGCTAAGGCTTCTGCTGGTAGTGGTGATGCAGAAAGTCTATGTACCTTCAAAGCAGAAGCCATCACTCAGCCGATATGCACAGATGCTCTTACCAAGAAGGCTAGTATGTTAGTAGAGTTCCTGCTGGAGAAGTTTAAGAAGAGTGAAGAGTTTACAGATGCTGATATGCTGAGAGTGGTCAGTAAGAAATATAAGACACAGTTTTCTGACATCCTGAGGAAATCTTCCTTACGCATGGAAATGATCTTTGGAATGAAGTTAAAGACAGTCAATACCAATAATCAATCCTACACCATTGTCAGCAAGCTAGGTCTCTCCACTGATGAAATTCTAAGTGGCAAGAGGGGGTTGCCAAAGATGGGTCTTCTGATGACCATCTTGGGTCTGATCTTTGCAAAAGGCAACCGTGCCACTGAGGAAGAAATCTGGAAATTCCTGAGTGTGTTAGGAGTATATGCAGGGAGGAAGCACTTGATTTTTGGGGAACCCCGAAAGCTCATCACCCAAGATCTGGTTGAGCAAAATTACCTTGAGATCCGCAAGATGTCTGAGGGTAAATCCCCAAGATATGATGTCCTGTGGGGTTCTCAGGCCCATATAGAAACCAGTAAAATGAAAGTCCTAGAAGTTTGGGCTAAGATCAATGACACTGTTCCCAGCTTCTTCCCTATTATGTATGAAGAAGCTCTTAAAGAGCAAATGGAGAGAACAGACCGGGGATCTGTAGCCTTGGGTCCCCCAGCTGCAATGTACAGGGTTCATCCCAGGTGTATGACCTGCAGCTTCTCCCACAAATAG